The Bacteroidota bacterium genomic interval TTATTTCCAGGATGTCATCATAGGAAATTCCGGGATCGGTCTGAAGCAAGCTTTTCTGTTGAGCCAGAAACACTTTATGAAAATAATGATTGAAATACTCGGGTAAGTCAAGGTTTTGGTAAACATTTTTCAGGAATTCAATAAAGAGTTTTTCAAGTGCAGTTTTAGGTATCCAGGAGTCAGGATGATTCATCATATCCAGGATCTGCTCATCGCTGAGTCCGGTTTTATCAAAGAAATCGTCATAAAGTCCCGTCAAGGCACCCTGGAAGGTACTGCATAAACGTTCCCTTTCCGTCATGGGCCGTCCCCTCAGGGTGCAAATGGCCTCCCCAACAATGGCAGGCACTCCAAATCCATAATAATTCAGGATTTTTTTGAAGTCTTCCTCATCAAGGGATCCATCATTATCACGACGATACCTGTTAATAACAGGTACAACATGAGCATGCAGAAATTTTCGTTGCCGTTTGACATCCTGAAGTAGATATCTGTATGTGTAAATGGCAGGTATTATTCTTGTAAATCCCATTAAAAATTCACTGTATATTATTCCTCAAGCAAAAGGTGATTTCAGTGATCAAGCCAAAACAAATTTATACTTAAAAATCAATATATTCATAAAGTCTGAAGGTTTTCTCCGGTATTTTCATTTGTAAAAACCCTATTTTTGCAATACCTGAAACGAGTCGATATGCCGGAGGTGATAAGCAACAAGAAGAAAAATAAACCGGATCCTGAAAAGGAAATGTCATTCTGGGAGCACCTGGAAGAATTGCGCTGGCATATAGTCCGCTCAGTAGCGGTAATCCTGACCCTTGCCATAGTTGCCTTTATTTTCAGGAACATCATATTTGATGAGATCATCCTTGCCCCAAAAGATTCAGGATTCATTACCAATCGCTTGCTATGCCGATTATCTGAAATTCTGAACGTACAGGCGCTTTGTCTGGGAAACCTCGATCTGGAAATCATCAACATCAAAATGTCGGGGCAATTCATGACACACATGTACGTGAGCATCGTTGCAGGACTTGTACTTGGCTTTCCCTATGTGATGGGTGAGGTTTGGGCATTCATCAAACCCGCTCTGAAACCCAGGGAAAGAAAACACTCCGGTGGGGCAGTTTTGGTTTGCTCCTTTTTATTCCTTCTGGGGGTATTATTCAGTTATTTTCTGATTGTCCCTCTTACCCTGAATTTTTTAGGGACATACCAGGTAAGTGAATCAGTAGCCAATCAGATAGCCCTCAATTCCTACATCAGTACGGTTGTATCTGTCACTTTTGCTGTTGGGATTGTTTTTGAGTTACCCATTCTGGTATTCTTCCTGACAAAAGCAGGGATTGTAACACCAGGATTCCTGAAAAAGAACAGGAAATATACTCTTGTTATTCTCCTGGTCATTTCAGCCATTATTACACCACCGGATATATTCAGTCAGGTCATGGTTTGTATACCCCTGATGCTGTTATATGAAATTAGCATAGTAATCTCAAAAAGAGCATACAAGCATCGTGAAAACGAATTGGCGGGTTAAAGGATAATTCATAAATTATAACGAAATACCGTAAGAGGGTAAGTCGGGTAGAACAGGAAAAGGTTTAAGTAGCTTATTTGTTCTCTTTTTCCTTTTCAGCTTTTTTGATATTGCAGCAGTTGTTGTATGCACATATTGCAAAGAGGATCACAGCTACGGCCATAATAAGCCCGGCAATGATAAAATAGCCTTTTGATGACAGTCCGGCACAACAACCAAAGAAACCTGCAAGGATGAGAAGTATATAACTGATAAAACCAAAAAATCCGAACAGGATTGCAATATTTACGAGCATGGGTCTCATAGCACAGATATTTTTATTTCAATCCAAATATACGAAATCCTATATATTTTTACTACTATAAAAGTGTGATCTTCATCACATATAAAAAAGAAATAAATGAATCAAACACAATACCATTGCAGTGAATGTAAGATCAAGTCGGATGCAGTAGGCACATTAAAGAGAAAAGACCTTGATTTTCTGAGTCAAAACTGCATGGAAATCACCTTAAGAAGGGGAGAAAGCATCATCCGTCAGGGAACGGTATCGACACACATTGCCTATTTAAAATCAGGGCTTGCAAAAACCCATATGAGCGGGCCTGCCGGGCGGGATCAGATTTTAAAGATTGTTACACCCGGATATTATATAGGAATCCAGGCCATCATGTTCGACAAGGTACATCGATATTCCGCATCGGCGCTTAACGAGTCAGTGTATTGCTTAATTGATTCAAAATCGTTTATGCATTTAGTCCGTCGCAATCAGGTATTTGCCTATGAAATTGTTAAATATCTGAGCATGGATGAGCTTACCTATTACGACCGGTTTGTAAATCAGTTACAAAAGCATTTAAACGGACGTCTCGCCGACGCGTTAACCTATTTTTCTCAAATGTATGGAGGAAAAGGGGTTTTCCATTTGCCTGTGAGCAAGACAGATCTTGCCGGGCTGATAGGTTCTTCCCGTGAGAGCGTGTCAAGAGCATTGAAAGAAATGTCTGAAACGGGGGTCATCCGTGTCGACGGAAGAAAGATCAGTATATTGAATGTGCAGTTACTTGAAAAGATCAGCCGAAGCGGTTAAGAAAAATATCAGCACCCCCCTTCAGCAGCGGTACTTTTCTTTTTTCTAACCGGCATGATCATTTCAGGTTGGTGGTTATCAGGGCTCTCTCCGGAAGCACTGGTATTGATCTCCAACAAAGATGCAAAATCGAAGGCAGGTTCTTCCACCAGGTAATTGGGAAGATCTTCAACTGCATAAGGATCAATAAGAATCCCTTTAATATAATCATAACCACCGAGGAGAACTTTCACATTCTCTATTCCAATTTGCTTCAGAAGCATCCAGGGAAGATTAGCCTGACTTTGGTTATTACCATAAAGGACAATAGTAACTGAATCTTTATCCAGCTTTTGCAGGAAAAGCAGATTATCCTCCTGAAGAAGAACACTGGAGGGAATATTTACTGCTTTCCTGATATGGCCTTGCAGAAAGTCATAAGGAGTCCGCAGATCGATAAGCTGATAACCGGAGGCACTATCTTCGAGGGCATAAACAATATCTTCAGGAAATACTTCGTCTACTAACGATAGGGCATTATCGAGGGCTTCACGGGGTGTCAACTGATAACCAATATCTGGTTTCCTTACCGAAAGGATTCCAAGAATGATCAGCAGGATAAAGGCCGCAACGATGATCAATATTTTATTTTTTCCATCCATGGTATAAATTGTTTGGGATCAGCAACCGCCTTCGGCGGCTGTACTTTTCTTTTTTCGTGTAATTTCAATCTTTTCAGGTTGGCTGGCAGGAGCCGCATCTATACTTCCTCCACCGAAGTATTGTCGTGCAGCCATTCTGAAAGAATACAGTGCAAACGCTTCTTCCGGATCGCTTTGTTTCGGTATTGGGGGTTGGAGTATCGTAACTGCCCAATGGTTAAGTCCGCCTTTCATCACACGGAGATTTTTAAAGTCTTGCCTTTGAAGCAATATCCAGGCCTGGTCGGCATATATTTCATCGTTTGAAAAGAATACAATATCGTAATCTTCTGCAGAAAAGTAATCTTCCCATTCGGGATCGAGAATATTTTCCAGGGGAATATTGAGTGCTCCGGGAAGGCTAAAATCAAGATACTCATCAGGATTTCTTACATCAATCAACAATAGTGCCGGATCCTGTTTGATAATTTTATCAGCAACCAGGTCTGTTGACCAGTAGTGCGAATCATCACTAAAGGCCAGCAATAGGTTTTCAGGGCTTATTTCACTTGCGTTATCCGGTTCTTCGAATAAAAACATACCGGCACTCAAGAGAATAGCAAGAACCATCAATATCAAATAAATTCTTTTCATCATATTGATTTTAATATTCGACTTTTTTAACCCGTTTCTGTATTCTGGCTGTCAGAAAAAACGCAACCAAAGCGATGATTACCAATAGGAGTACAAACAGGCTGCGGGATATTCCAATAGTTTCATATATCAAGGCGGGTCCAAGGGAACCGCTTTCATAAAGAACATTGAGCCAGGAAAAGCCTTCGGAAAAAATAAATATTCCGATAAACATCCCAATAGTAAAGAACATGGCATCTATTTTACCAATGGCAGCACCACAGAAGCTGGTACCCGGGCAATAGCCTCCCATAATGAAGCCAAGTCCCATCACAGCTCCCCCGATAATGGCGGAGGCCACGAAGGTAGGATTAACAAAAATCATAGATAAATCGATCCATCCTGCATAGCTAAAATAGACCAAACCAATGATAGCTGTGATAGCGGCAGTAAAAAACACACGAAGCACTGTAAAATCATACCCATAAAACACACCTGCCAGTTTCCTGGAAGATGAAAATCCGGATGATTCCAACACAAAACCAAAGGCCATTCCGATCAGGACGGCAATAACCAGATCCCATTGTGCTCCAATAATACCTTGAGGAATAAGTGGTCCCATATTATCAAATTATTAAATCCAGAACTTCCTGAAAAAATATGCATATAAATAGCCTGAACCGAAGATAGCAAGCATAGTGATGAATCCAGCCAGGGAAAGATTTACCATTCCGCTAAGGGCGGCTCCGCTAGTACAACCTCTTCCGAGTTGTGATCCTATCCCGAACATCAATCCTCCCAGAGTGGCCATGATGAGGCGGGTTCGGGAAGTGATTTTGGGCGAATGCTCTACTTTAAATGTAAGGCGACCGGCAAGTGCTCCGCTCAGAAAAGCCCCGGCAAGTACTCCCAGCACCTCAAAAACCAGCCATGTACTCATAGGATGCTTATCATCGCTTATAAAACTACTGTAATAAGCCGAGTTTTGGGCATGCTGGCTGGAGACAGAATTTACTACAGCTACCACTGTGCTTTTAACAGCACCACTGGCACCCAGTCCCCTGCCTGTAATATAAAAAGTCAGCAGAAGAATGATCCCCAGCAAAATTCCTCCGAGATAGGGGTTGATGTAGTTTTTGGGTTTCATAATTTTATATTTATTGTTGTTTTCTTATATTGTTATATTACTGGGAGTTAGGGATTAGGGATTAGGGGTTAGGGATTAGAATGAAAACTTGTAAAAAAAACCATACTAATCTCATAACCCATACCTCATAATTCATAACTCATAACTCATAATTCATAACTCATAATTCATAACTCATAACCCATAACCCATAACCCTAATAAAGGTACCTCGTTATCTGCCCTGCCTCGACCATTATAAAGCGGAAAACGAGTCCGCCGAAAATAATAAGTGCGGAAGGTACAGCTACAGGCACTTTAAAACCGGTTAATTCCAACACCTCCAGGATAGCTGGAAAGACCAGTCCGAGGATAACCACAAACACCCAGAAAGAAACGGTAAACTGTCCTCCCAGGAATAGTTGAGCGGCCTCGATCTGTACCTGTGAACCGGCGAGAAAACCCATAATCATATGAGTAATCAGGAACAGTTCCAGGAGTATCAGCATCAGGTCGATTCTGCTCATAATTCTTCTTTCCAGGTGGCTTCTGGATATCCACATAATAGTTGCTGCCCCTGTTGACAAACCGGAGACGAGGAACAGGGGACCGAGTATTGACGTATTCCACAGAGGTCTCGCATTGAAAGCCGAGAGGAGTATTCCTGTATAAATCCCGAGAATAACGGAAAGAGACAGAATAAAATACGAGAGATTTTTACGGTTTCTGGCTGTCCAATCGAGAATATCCTGTACTATTTTCAACTTCCATTTCCAGGAAGGGATGGCATCCTGGATATAGCTTCCGGCCCACAGGAATGAAAGGGGAGTAATGAGCATCAGTACCCAGGCGCCCCAAGACATAGGTGATTCAAACCTTATGGTTGTATATAGTTGCCAGAAGTACAATTGATGTTTAAGATCATAAAACAGAGCCATAAGGCCGACAGAAAGAATAGCCGGGACAAGGAATGTAGACCATTTTACGGCCGAAGGCATTTCCTTTTCCTTATCGAGGATAGTATATAATGCGGCAAAAAACATAATTCCTGCGGCAAGCCCTCCAAGGAATAAGTAAACCGGAATAGGCCAATGCCAAAGGGAAAGATAGGGATCAATTCCCGGGTTCATTCTTCCGCTGATGATAAGCTCTTCATTCATATATTAAAGATTATGAAATTTTACATCAAATAGAATATCTGTGGAGCGGTACCGGCTTCCGGAGCCAGAGCTTTGAATTTTCTGTTTTTCAATGCTCTGGAGACATCGCTATCGGGATCTTCAAGGTCACCGAAATACATACATTTAGTTGGACAAACGGCTACACATGCAGGCTGCTGTCCCCTTTTCACCAGGTGCTCGCAAAAAGTACATTTGTCGACATATCCATCGGGATGAGAGTAACGGGCATCATAGGGACAAGATTCGATGCATGCACCGCAACCAATGCATTTATTGGGGGTAACAAGAACAATTCCTCCTTCCACAATATGACTGGCACCTGTTGGGCAACAACGCACGCAGGGTGCATTATCGCAATGGTTACAGCGCTCCGAGCGAAGCTCCAGTTCCACATTGGGGTATGACCCGTCGACAGTTTCAGTGATCCAGTCGCGGCAATAACCTATAGGTACATTGTTCTCTGTCTGGCAGGCAACCACACAGTCGGAACAGCCTACACATTTGCGTGTATCAATAGCCATTGCATATCTCATAACTTAGCCTCCTTTCCGGGATCTTCAGTAAGGAAAGTAACAAAATTGCTTCTCATTCCAGTCCCTCCCATCAGCGGGTCGATCTTAATATTTGTTATAAGTCCTGAATCGTTCACACCCTTGCCATAGGCCCGGGTAAGTTTTTTATCGGAATGTCCGAATCCGTGGACCATATAGATAGAATCCCAGCGGATTCTTTCCGTCACCCTTACCTTTATTGGGAATTCGGAGACTACTCCGTCCTGGTTTTGCAACCAGACTTTATCACCGGTATTAAGGTCCCAAAGCCTGGCAACCTTTGGGTTGACCCAGAGATAATTCTCATCCTGCAGGTCGGTAAGGTTAGGATTATTTGCCGTACGGCTGAATGTATGAGGAGGTGTCCGGCCATAAATCAGGCGGTAGTAGCCTTGCTGTGGTTGTTCATGTTCGGTATAGACCGGCATCGGATCAAATCCCTCTGCAGCAAAATCAGTGGCATACAACTCTATCTTACCGGTATTGGTATTAAAAGTCAGGTCTTCCCCAGGAGTAATATACAATGGTCCACTGGTTCTATCCATTTTTTTGATGCCAATTTGTTGCATCTCCTCCAGGGAGCTTCCGATCTGACGCAGCTGCCAATCGAGTACTTCCGAATAATTTTCATAATTAAAATAATCGCCAAGACCAAGGCGAATGCCGATTTCACGGGCAATCCACCAGGCCGGTTTGGTTTCATACATTGGCTCAGCGGCAGGCATTCTGAGTGCGATATAAGGTTCCCTGGCCGGAGCATCTCTTAGTTCATCATATCTCTCAAGATAGGTGCATTCCGGAAGAACAACATCTGCAAACCCTGTTATTTCCATGGGCATGGTATCAACTACAGCGATGAAATCAAGGTTATTGAAAGCCTCGAATAATACAGGCATTCCAGGAAGGGTAAGAGGAAGATTGGTTCCTGCCACCAGCCATCCATGGATTTTATGTTCGCCCATATAACCGGGTACCGAAGCATCAATCAATGCATTGGACACTGAAAGCCTGGCGAACTTGTACTGATCGCCTTGTATGTTTTTCCACGACCATTTGGGCTTTGGGAAAGGTGGATGTGGATAATCCGGGACCGAGGGGCTTTCTTTGAAATAAAAACCACCCCTTTGCCCCCATGAACCCAGGAGAGCATTGAGAATAGCAATCGCCCTGGATCTTTGGGTGTCATCACCATACCAGGTCACATGTCGTCCCGGATGGACGATCACTGCCGGTGATGCCTTTGCCATTTCCCAGGCTGTTCTCCGGATTATATCCGGTTCGATGGTTGTGATTCCATAAGCCCATTCCGGGGTCATTTGCTTAACATGTTCTTTTAGCTGATCAAAACCAAAAGCATATCGTGAAATATAATCTTTATTATAAAGGTCTTCATATATAAGGACGTGAATCCATGCCATCAGCAGGGCCATGTCAGTAGCGGGCTTGATGGGTATCCAGTATTTCGATTTGCTGGCTGCTGTAGAGAAGCGGGGATCAACGGTAATGATGGTGGCACCATTATCAATGGCATCCGACATTTCCTGAACCTGCCCGTTATGCATATTTTCTCCGATATGTGATCCTATCAATACCAGGCATTTGGTATTTCGGATATCGGTAGGCTCGGGAGAACCAACGCTGGAACCGAAAGTAGCTTCAAATCCTACCTCACGTGGTCCACGACATTGGGCATAGGATGGGGCGGTAATGTTTGAACTGCCATAAGCTTTAAGCAAGTGCCCCATATGGTGCCCGGCTGATCCGTGATTGAACAATGCCATGCTTTCAGGGCCGTACTTTTCGGCTATTTCTTTCATTTTCCGGGCAACAAGGTCCAGTGCTTCTTCCCAGGTCGCTTCCACAAATTCCTGGCTACCATTCCGGTTAACCCTTATTAAAGGCTTCTTTAGCCTGTCAGGATCGTAATACATCCCTATCCCGCCTGTACCGCGCGGACATAAACGACCGTTACACAAAGGATCGTTTTCGTTACCAATGATCTTCTGTATGCGGCCCTGCTCATCTGTATATGTCCACCCTGCACATTTCCAGAAACAAACCTCGCAATAGGTAGGATAACGGTGGACTGCCTTCAGAGAGGCCTGGGTTCCTTCCTCAGCAGCAAAAAGACCGGATTTGTTTAAAACGCCAATAGCACTCCCGGCCAATGCCACCCCTGCTGTCCCCATGGCTGAGATCTTGATGAAACCCCTTCTTGTACTCATAAATATTCAGGTAGGTGAGTTTTTATTGATATTTACAAAAGTATCTTTTAATAACACATCATAATTTATTTATACTTGAGCTTTCTCAGGTAAAAAACTGTACTATGTCATAAAATTACCAATTCCTGACCCCTCCGTAAAAAATACCATTTGCTCTTTTATAAATAACTTCTTCAGAAAGTATAAATTTAGTAAAAAGTTTTAAGAGAAAAAACGATATGCAATTATTTCCCTGAAAAAAATCCTTACTTTGTGGTTCAACTTAAATTGAACAGCAGGATCTGAGATTGTAGAGGATAAATAAAGATTTAAGAAAATTCTGGCTATTATTTTTTAGTAAACATCCATGAATAGGGTAGAAAAAAAAGACCGGAGGGCATTTCTGAAAAGTCTGGGTTTAATCATGGTTTTACCTTTTTTCTATGCCTGGTATTCAGTCATTAAAGTCAAACTGCGGCAGGAAAGCTATGAAACAATCAAAATACCCCTCGGTTCCATTACGGAAGGGATCAGTTTCCATAATGAAATAATAATCAGGAAAAAAGGGGACGAAATACGCGTTTTATCATCCCGATGCACCCATCTGGGCTGTAAAATATCTGAATTCCATGATGGCAAACTGATTTGTCCCTGCCATGGATCTGTTTACACGACAGACGGAGAAGTAATAAAAGGACCAGCAACCAAACCCCTTCAAAATTTCTCGCACGATTTGGATGAAATTGAAGGAGTTTTGATAGTGAAATCAAACAATTAATCCGGAAAAACCTTGAGTTTCCTCAGCAAAATAGAAAAGGGGTTATTGCCCGGTACTTACGGAACTACTGCAATTGCTTCCCTGCTTATCTGTACAGTATCCGGTATCATCCTGGCCATTCCATACGATGTTGTAAAACCATTCGAATCCATCCGGCAAATGCTCCTTACCAATCCGGCAGCCGTATTTTTCCGCAATCTTCATTACTGGAGCGCTCAGTTTTTTCTCATCTTTACCATTCTACATTTTTGGGATCATTTATATCGCTCAACAGAATACAGGGTAAAGACCGGGGTTTGGTTCAGACTTTGTGTTTCGGTATTTTTCATATTTTTTGTCATGCTTTCGGGTTTTATTTTAAAAGGAGACCAGGACAGCAGGCAGGCAGCCATGATATTCCGGTCACTCTTTGAAACTATACCTGGCGGTCGATGGGTTGCCTTTGCTCTGCTGGGCCGCGAAGATTCATTCCAGCTTGTTTATGTCCATCACATCGCTACTGCAACAATATTTATATTTATCATAACCTTTGAACACGCCAGGACAATTTGGAGTAAAGTGCCCGAATTTCTTGCCGTTTCCGGTGTATTGATCATTTTCTCCTTTCTTTTTCATGCACCTTTGCAAACCCATTCAGGAAATATCGTAAAAGGCCCCTGGTACTTCCTTGGTTTACAGGAAATACTGCACTTAACTGCCCATCCCTGGATTGTAATGACAGCCTTGTTATTTCTGTTTTTTGTCTTGCTTTTTCTACCCCGCTTCAGGAAAAATACTTCCTGGAAAATGAAGCATGCATTATTAGGATTGTTTGGCTTCTATATTCTGCTAACGATTAGCGGATATTTTTTCAGGGGGCCCAACTGGTCGTGGACATGGGATGTAAAGCAGGCCTATTTCCCTTTTCAGCCGGTGGTGATCATACCGGCGGATTATTTTCCCGAGGCCGTTCAACCCGGTAAACAGGAAGGATGCTTATTATGCCACATGCCAGTATCGGGTTTTTCTCCTTCTCATGATCCTTCAGCGATAGGTTGTTCTTCCTGCCACCTGGGCAATCCCTTCACTCCTGATAAACAGGAGGCACACCGTTCCATGGTTCTGATTCCGGGTAACCTGGCACAATCCAGGCAAACCTGTGGCACAGCCGACTGCCATCCCGACATAACGGAGCGCATGAATAACAACATAATGACCACCCTGAGCGGGATGGTCAGTATAGATCGTTATGTTTTCGGTGAGTCATCCAGCCTTTCGGATTCCTGCCGAATAACAGACATAGGACACTCCCCTGCCGACATGCATTTAAGGAACTTATGTGCACATTGTCACCTTGGAAATGAAAAAACAGAAATTGGTCCTCAAACACAAATCAGCCGTGGAGGAGGATGCAACGCCTGCCATTTGAATTATAGCCATACTGCCCTTCAGGAGCTTTTTGCTTATAACTCAACCAGCAAGAAGGATACTTTCCTGATGAAAAACCACCCTTCATTGGATATCCATGTGACAGGCCAACACTGTTTCGGTTGTCATTCAAGGTCTGGAAGGATATCATTGAATTATGAGGGGTGGCAGGAAACCTTGCTTCAGGCAGATGACATCTCCGGGGGGGGAGATGTCATCTGGTACAAAACCTTGGAAGACAACAGAGTATTAAAATTCATTTCAGAAGACATCCATCACAAAGCAGGGCTGGAGTGTATCGATTGCCATATTTCGTATGAACTTATGGGAGATGGCACTTTCTACCTGCACAAGGAAGAACAGTTAAAAGTTGCCTGTGAGGATTGTCATTATTCCGGAGCACCAAGGGTTGTTGCAAATATTGATGCAGAAAGTCAGAAGATTATGCAACTCAGAGGGTGGGAATCCGGTTCCTGGACCATGCTTCTTTCGAAGAGTGGCTATCCGATGGTAAATACAAGGATAGATGCAGATGGAAATTCTTACCTTATTCTGAAGAACTCTGGAAATATCTTACCCCTCAGCCCACCTGCCCAGGTCTGTAAAGAAGGGAAAGGCCATCAAAGACTTTCCTGTAGCAGTTGCCATACCGCCTGGGTACCTCAATGCATTGGGTGCCATAATGAATATGATCGTTTCGCTGATGGTTATGACCTTCTGGAGAATACACCCATCACTGGCACATGGGTGGAGTATGTTGCAAAGTTTACTGCAGGACCTCCCATATTGGGTGTCCGTGAAACAGGAGCTTCTTCAGGAAATATTGATCCAAACCGTGAAGAAATCGTATGCTTCACTCCGGGAATGATATTGAGCATTAAACCCATGGAAAATGATGGCAGGTTTACAGAAAATATTTTTCACAGACTTTTTGCCCCAACTGAGGCCCATACAACTCAGGCCGTAGGCAGGGATTGTAAAGGCTGCCATCTGGATCCTTTGGTACTGGGCTTTGGAAGCGGAGTCCTGGAATATATTATTGAAGATAACCATGGAAAGTGGAATTTCACACCTTCTTACGCCGACAATCCTTACGACGGATTACCCGAAGATGCCTGGACTGGATTCCTGGAAGAGAGGAAAGGGCAAAGTG includes:
- a CDS encoding YidC/Oxa1 family membrane protein insertase gives rise to the protein MRPMLVNIAILFGFFGFISYILLILAGFFGCCAGLSSKGYFIIAGLIMAVAVILFAICAYNNCCNIKKAEKEKENK
- a CDS encoding molybdopterin-dependent oxidoreductase gives rise to the protein MSTRRGFIKISAMGTAGVALAGSAIGVLNKSGLFAAEEGTQASLKAVHRYPTYCEVCFWKCAGWTYTDEQGRIQKIIGNENDPLCNGRLCPRGTGGIGMYYDPDRLKKPLIRVNRNGSQEFVEATWEEALDLVARKMKEIAEKYGPESMALFNHGSAGHHMGHLLKAYGSSNITAPSYAQCRGPREVGFEATFGSSVGSPEPTDIRNTKCLVLIGSHIGENMHNGQVQEMSDAIDNGATIITVDPRFSTAASKSKYWIPIKPATDMALLMAWIHVLIYEDLYNKDYISRYAFGFDQLKEHVKQMTPEWAYGITTIEPDIIRRTAWEMAKASPAVIVHPGRHVTWYGDDTQRSRAIAILNALLGSWGQRGGFYFKESPSVPDYPHPPFPKPKWSWKNIQGDQYKFARLSVSNALIDASVPGYMGEHKIHGWLVAGTNLPLTLPGMPVLFEAFNNLDFIAVVDTMPMEITGFADVVLPECTYLERYDELRDAPAREPYIALRMPAAEPMYETKPAWWIAREIGIRLGLGDYFNYENYSEVLDWQLRQIGSSLEEMQQIGIKKMDRTSGPLYITPGEDLTFNTNTGKIELYATDFAAEGFDPMPVYTEHEQPQQGYYRLIYGRTPPHTFSRTANNPNLTDLQDENYLWVNPKVARLWDLNTGDKVWLQNQDGVVSEFPIKVRVTERIRWDSIYMVHGFGHSDKKLTRAYGKGVNDSGLITNIKIDPLMGGTGMRSNFVTFLTEDPGKEAKL
- the tatC gene encoding twin-arginine translocase subunit TatC; translation: MPEVISNKKKNKPDPEKEMSFWEHLEELRWHIVRSVAVILTLAIVAFIFRNIIFDEIILAPKDSGFITNRLLCRLSEILNVQALCLGNLDLEIINIKMSGQFMTHMYVSIVAGLVLGFPYVMGEVWAFIKPALKPRERKHSGGAVLVCSFLFLLGVLFSYFLIVPLTLNFLGTYQVSESVANQIALNSYISTVVSVTFAVGIVFELPILVFFLTKAGIVTPGFLKKNRKYTLVILLVISAIITPPDIFSQVMVCIPLMLLYEISIVISKRAYKHRENELAG
- a CDS encoding YeeE/YedE family protein: MGPLIPQGIIGAQWDLVIAVLIGMAFGFVLESSGFSSSRKLAGVFYGYDFTVLRVFFTAAITAIIGLVYFSYAGWIDLSMIFVNPTFVASAIIGGAVMGLGFIMGGYCPGTSFCGAAIGKIDAMFFTIGMFIGIFIFSEGFSWLNVLYESGSLGPALIYETIGISRSLFVLLLVIIALVAFFLTARIQKRVKKVEY
- a CDS encoding Rieske (2Fe-2S) protein; translation: MNRVEKKDRRAFLKSLGLIMVLPFFYAWYSVIKVKLRQESYETIKIPLGSITEGISFHNEIIIRKKGDEIRVLSSRCTHLGCKISEFHDGKLICPCHGSVYTTDGEVIKGPATKPLQNFSHDLDEIEGVLIVKSNN
- a CDS encoding rhodanese-like domain-containing protein, whose protein sequence is MKRIYLILMVLAILLSAGMFLFEEPDNASEISPENLLLAFSDDSHYWSTDLVADKIIKQDPALLLIDVRNPDEYLDFSLPGALNIPLENILDPEWEDYFSAEDYDIVFFSNDEIYADQAWILLQRQDFKNLRVMKGGLNHWAVTILQPPIPKQSDPEEAFALYSFRMAARQYFGGGSIDAAPASQPEKIEITRKKKSTAAEGGC
- a CDS encoding Crp/Fnr family transcriptional regulator is translated as MNQTQYHCSECKIKSDAVGTLKRKDLDFLSQNCMEITLRRGESIIRQGTVSTHIAYLKSGLAKTHMSGPAGRDQILKIVTPGYYIGIQAIMFDKVHRYSASALNESVYCLIDSKSFMHLVRRNQVFAYEIVKYLSMDELTYYDRFVNQLQKHLNGRLADALTYFSQMYGGKGVFHLPVSKTDLAGLIGSSRESVSRALKEMSETGVIRVDGRKISILNVQLLEKISRSG
- a CDS encoding rhodanese-like domain-containing protein produces the protein MDGKNKILIIVAAFILLIILGILSVRKPDIGYQLTPREALDNALSLVDEVFPEDIVYALEDSASGYQLIDLRTPYDFLQGHIRKAVNIPSSVLLQEDNLLFLQKLDKDSVTIVLYGNNQSQANLPWMLLKQIGIENVKVLLGGYDYIKGILIDPYAVEDLPNYLVEEPAFDFASLLEINTSASGESPDNHQPEMIMPVRKKKSTAAEGGC
- a CDS encoding 4Fe-4S dicluster domain-containing protein — protein: MRYAMAIDTRKCVGCSDCVVACQTENNVPIGYCRDWITETVDGSYPNVELELRSERCNHCDNAPCVRCCPTGASHIVEGGIVLVTPNKCIGCGACIESCPYDARYSHPDGYVDKCTFCEHLVKRGQQPACVAVCPTKCMYFGDLEDPDSDVSRALKNRKFKALAPEAGTAPQIFYLM
- the nrfD gene encoding polysulfide reductase NrfD, whose protein sequence is MNEELIISGRMNPGIDPYLSLWHWPIPVYLFLGGLAAGIMFFAALYTILDKEKEMPSAVKWSTFLVPAILSVGLMALFYDLKHQLYFWQLYTTIRFESPMSWGAWVLMLITPLSFLWAGSYIQDAIPSWKWKLKIVQDILDWTARNRKNLSYFILSLSVILGIYTGILLSAFNARPLWNTSILGPLFLVSGLSTGAATIMWISRSHLERRIMSRIDLMLILLELFLITHMIMGFLAGSQVQIEAAQLFLGGQFTVSFWVFVVILGLVFPAILEVLELTGFKVPVAVPSALIIFGGLVFRFIMVEAGQITRYLY
- a CDS encoding YeeE/YedE family protein; the encoded protein is MKPKNYINPYLGGILLGIILLLTFYITGRGLGASGAVKSTVVAVVNSVSSQHAQNSAYYSSFISDDKHPMSTWLVFEVLGVLAGAFLSGALAGRLTFKVEHSPKITSRTRLIMATLGGLMFGIGSQLGRGCTSGAALSGMVNLSLAGFITMLAIFGSGYLYAYFFRKFWI